TGACATCTATACATCTTTAGGTGGTGGAACTGTGATGCTAAGACATGGCAACCAACAAGCTTTAGCGGCTGACATTGGTCTGGCCGTTTGGTGGAGCCAACATTTAACAACACGTATAGGTTACCAATACATGACTTATGAAGCGCAACTTTTAAATGGACCAGTAAGACTGGATCTGTCTTCAGCTGTGCTTTCTGTGGGGTATTTACTATGATAAAGTCACTACAATATGTACTGGCAGCACTGTTGTGCATGCCGCTCACTTGGAATGCGGCCTATGCTGATGATATTATCAATCTCTTAGGTGGAGCCAAAGACGAGGTTAAGATTGGTCAAGATACAAGCTTAACTCAGCAGCTTCGTAAAGCGGTGGGATCTTTGACGGCAGAACAGACCATCCTATTTAACTTTATCGACAATAAAGAGTTTAAAAAAGCTTTTTATCAATGGGGTGCTGCTTTTGATGGTAAAACCTTTGAAAGATCGGCTACAGGCCAAGCTTTAAAAGCGTATTTATTTTATAAAGTAGGTCTTGAGATCAATGGTCTTGAGATGCTTATGCAAATCAAAAATCCTGAAGCGATTCACTCTGAAATGGTGGCCTTCTGGAAAGAAGCTGCTCCTGTAGATTCTAAAGCGTGGAAGCTTGCGGATTTTGATTGGAACCCAAAATGGACTAATATTTTTGGTCGCGATGCTGAGGTTCAAGTCAGAAGTCGTAAGGTGTTTGATGCGTCTAATTACGCTCAGATCGAAGAGCTTTTAAGAAAATCTAAAGAGAACACTGAAGAAAGAGCGTGGTTAGAGTGGCAATTGGCTCTTTACTTTGCACTTAATGATGATGCGGGTAAAGGCGCTCAGGTACTAAGCCTATTGATGAAGGAAAAGCAAAACTTCATCGATCATGACCTAATGAACATTACAGCAGCTAGAATGCTTTATGAAAAAGGCTATCTTGATGCTGCAATCAAGTACTATAAAGAAGTTCCAAAAAAATCTGACTATTGGACAGAAGCTCAAGAAGAGATGGCGTGGTCTTATATCAGAAAAGGTGAACCGCAAAACACAATGGCTGTCACAAAGTCCCTTGTTCACCCTGCATTTAAATCTTTAATTGGACCAGAGACTGTGTTTTTAAGAGCACTTTCTCAACTTAAGGTTTGTGATTACCAAGGTGTAGCGCAATCTCTAGAAGACTATAAAACGTTTTTTAGACCTAAAGCTGCGAACCTTCAAAAGTTACAAACTGATGATGTTGAGCCCATCGACTTTTTCTACAAAAGCATTCAAGAAAAAGGCCGTATGCCACTTAAGAGTTTAAAAACTTATGCAGCTAAACTTCCTAGATATATCACTCGAGATGAAGTGTTATATCGCTTGGCTCAAAGATCTGCGGGTTTAGAGACAGAGTCTAAAATTGCACTCGATCTTTACACTCAAAGTCTACAAGGTGGAACGGCTAAAGTGGGCTTCCAAGCTGATATTGATAGAGTGAAAGTGGCAACAAAAGATAAATCTCAAACTGCAAAAAATGCCTTTTACAGCCGTGTAAAGAGATTGGCTGATGAAGAAGTAACGGAGATTGGTCAAATTCTGCAAAAGATGCACATCGTTGAAGCCGAGCTTTTACAGCAGATTTCAGTTTCAAGTGCCATTGCAGCGACTGACAAAAAAGACATTGATGAGAAAAAAGGAAGTACAGGTGCTGAAGGACGTGATGTCTTAAAGTTCCCTGCCTCTTCAGAAGTTTGGTTTGATGAAATTTCAAACTTTAAGATCGATGTGAAAAAAGGGTGTCAAATATCTACTAAAAAGTAGTGAAGGATTAGGAAAAGAATATGACTTTAAAACTTAAAAGTGCATTTCTAGCTTTAATTTTAATGGGTGCAGGAGGTTGCTACTCAAGTGATCACACCCTTGTCCCCAAGCCACCACCAGAAAGAAAAGTCCTCGAAGAGAGCTATGCTGTAAAATACCAACCTATGGTGGACATTCTATTCGTGGTGGATGACTCAGGAAGTATGGGTACGCATCAGCAGAACTTAGCTACTAACATTTCTAAGTTTACTGCAGCGATGGAGAAGAATAAATTTTTAGATTATCATATTGGTGTTGTATCTACGAGTATGGATAAGCCTGCGCTTGCGGGTGTCCTGAGAGGCAATCCTAGTTTTGTGACCCGTGAAACGGATTTTGTGTCTCAATTCTTAGCCAAAAATATTACAGATCTAGGCACTAGTGGGGATTACATTGAAAAGATGGCTGACCCTATTTATGTGGCTTTGGGACCTAACACAGCTCAAATCAACCCTGGTTTTTTAAGACCTGAGGCCTTTCTAGTTGTGATCCTGATCACTGATGCCGAAGAACAGAGTGAGCTTGTTACAAATTATAAAGCTTACGATACCATGCTGCGCTCTAAGTCGGGGGATGAAAATAAGGTTCTAGGTTATGGCGTGCTTTCTTACCCTGATCTTTTCGGTGATCGTTGTGCTTCTGATGGTAATGGGCAGCCTGTGATCAATGAGATGTTTATGTCAATGTTTAGCAATGCCCATAACTCACTGGTGTCTACAAATACCCCAGGGCCTCTTCCTGGATCTAGAAATATTTTAACAAATATATTTAGTTTGTGCGATGCGGATTATGGTCAAAAATTAGCAAATATTGGGGAAGACATTCGTATCCGTGTTTCTAGAAAGTTACCTTTGCCTCGGTTACCCGTCAGAGGAACTATACACCTTAAATATGGTACACAGTTTGTGGACCCCAAGTGGTGGAAGTATGATCCTACCTCACAAAGCTTGATTCTTCTTCCAGGTATTGAGCTGGTAGAAGAAGAAGGTGCCCAGTTTTCCGTTGTGTTAGATCAATCTAACCCTAACGAAACTATCGGTGTGCCACCTGAAGGTGAAGTTGTGGGTGGTGGAATTACTTTTATGAATTCTCCTGCAGATCAAGAAGAGTAGTTGTTTAGGAGTCGGGAGGACATTTAAAATTTAGCTCAAATTTTATAAGCAACTGAAGCTGCCAGTGAAAACTGGCAGCTTTTTTATTTAAGACGCTGCGTTTTGAAACCTAGACCTTAGATGAGTTTTTGTCGCCTGCACATTTGTGCAGTCCTTTGTATTGAAGCTAGACCTTACAGATTCTGTAAGCCGCTGAGGTGAGATTGTACAATGTTATAAAAATAGTCATACTTGAAAAGGATAAGCAGCAAGGGGGGCACTTGAAATTTAATTCCATTTTTAATTTTCTATATATAAGTGGTTTTTTGACTCTCATCTTAGGGTGTTACGCCAGTGATCAGACTTTAGTTCCTAAACCACCCTATGAACCCACTTCCATTCAAGAAGGGTACAATATTAAATTTGAACCCAAGGTTGATATTGTATTTGTCGTGGATGACTCGGGAAGTATGTACACCCATCAAAGAAACCTCTCTACAAACTTAGGGCTTTTTACGGGTGCAATGGAATTGAACAAATTTTTAGATTACCACATTGGTGTGATGAGCACGTCCACAGACAGTTGGAGTTGGTCCTCTACCGTCCCAGGTAAGTTGCAGGGTACCCCACACTTTGTGACTCGTGAGACGCCCCAAGGTTTAATGACTTTGCAAAGAAACATCGAGGCTCTTGGAACAAGTGGATCAGCAACAGAGCGTATGTTTGATCCTCTTTATGCGGGTCTTGTGCGTGACCGCGATAAGATCAACCCTGGCTTCTTAAGACCCGAAGCCTTTTTGGTGGTGATCCTTGTGACAGATGCTGAAGACCAGAGTGCTCTGATCTCGGGATCAAAAGTCTATAACGAGCTTTTGCGCTTAAAATCTGGAGATGAAAAGAAACTATTAGGTTACAGTGTTTTGGCCTACCCCAACTTTTTTAACGATCGTTGCTCTCAGGACGGTTGGGAAGATCCTACTGAGGTCGTGAAGTTTATGTCTCTCTTTTCAAATGTCTATAACTCTCGCATTTCAGGTACATCAAACACCAGCTCGACGGGTGCGTTACAGCCAACAAATATATTCAGTTTATGCGATAACAGTTATGGTCAAAAGCTCTCTAATATTGGGGAAGACATTCGTTATAGAGTGTCGCAAGTTTTACCTCTTCCACGACTTCCAGTTAGAGGCACCATCCGCTTAAAATATGGCAGTAACTATGTCGACCCTAAGTGGTACAAGTATGACCCGACAACACAAAGCTTAATTTTACATCCTGACATCGAGTTGATCGAAGAAGAAGGGGCTCAGTTTTCTGTAGAGATGGACCTTTCTAATCCTGATGAAACGATCGGTGCTCCGCCTCCAGGTGAATTGTAAAGATTCATCTTCATTTTTTGTGAAGAGCTCTATTTTTTGATCCATTGAGCGAGAACATGTCTCGCTCAATCTGCGAAAGGGAGAGGTTTATTCTTAAGAAGGAACACGGGAATAGGTTGACACCCCTCCCATAGAGGTCTAAAACTAAGTCTCTAGGCGCGGGATGGAGCAGCCTGGTAGCTCGTCGGGCTCATAACCCGAAGGTCGGGGGTTCAAATCCCTCTCCCGCAACCAATTTTCCAATATACCACCCAACGACAACAAATTTTTAGAAGCCTCTTTAGGATCACCTCACATAACTGCATAGAACGCCGCGCACCCTAAGAAATTCCTAGGAAATTTTCCCCTGAATCAAATGTCCTTGCGTAGAGTCTTTAGTTGCTTTTAACGGCTATTTTGCTCACACTCACTGTTACAGTCTGTTTATAGTTTTGCCTTAAAGCGAGGTTTAAAATGGAAAAGTTTGCGGCACCCGATTTACTTTTATTAGAAGATGAATTTTCTCAAGAAGAAAGAATGATTCGAGACAGTGTGCGATCGTTTGTCGATGAAGAGCTTTTACCCGTAATTGGTGAGGCCTTTGATAAAGGGATATTTCCAAAAGACTTAATAAAACCTTTAGGAGAAATGGGGACTTTAGGTGCTAGCCTTCATGGCTATGAGTGTGCTGGTGTGTCCTCAACAGCTTATGGCTTGATCATGCGTGAGCTTGAAAGAGGGGACTCAGGGATCAGAAGTTTTGTGAGTGTGCAGGGGGCTCTTTGTATGTTCCCCATCCATAGCTATGCTTCAGAGGAGCTTAAAAATAAATACCTTCCGAAGATGGCCAAAGGGGAACTGATTGGCTGCTTTGGTCTTACCGAAGCAGATTTTGGTTCTAATCCCTCAGGTATGCGAACCACAGTCAAAAAAGACGGTTCGGATTATATTTTAAATGGTTCAAAGATGTGGATCACCAATGGAACTATGGCCGATCTTGCCATAGTCTGGGCTAAAAATGAAGAAGGTCGCATAGAAGGTTTTATTGTTGATAAGGATCTTCCTGGATTTAGTGCTAATGACATTCAAAAAAAATTCTCTCTAAGAGCTTCTGTGACTTCTGAGTTGGTCTTTGAGGACTGTCGTGTACCTGCTTCTCATAAACTTGAAGTGACAGGACTTCGTGGGCCTTTTTCTTGTCTGAACGAGGCTCGTTACGGGATTGCTTGGGGGGCATTGGGCTCGTCCATGGCCTGTTATGATGAGGCTCTTCGCTACGCTAAATCCAGAATCCAGTTTGATGATAAACCTATTGCGGGCCACCAGCTTGTGCAGGCGAAGCTTGTAGAGATGTACTCAGATATCACCGAAGGACAGCTCTTAGCTCTTCGCTTAGGACGTTTAAAAGAAGAGGGGAAGGTGATCCCTCAGATGATCTCACTGGCAAAGATGAACAATGTCTCTCGTGCTCTTAAACATGCAAGGCTTACAAGGGATATTTTAGGGGCCAGCGGGATCACCTATGAGTATCAGTGTGGGCGCCATCTTTTGAATTTAGAAAGTGTAAACACCTATGAGGGCACCGAAGACATTCATCGCTTGATTCTTGGGCAACATATTACTGGGCTGCCTGCTTTTCAATAAGTGAGGTCTTTGATTATGAAAATGCCAGTTTTTTTTATCGGTCATGGGTCACCTACAAATGCGCTAGAAGATAATGCCTTCACACGCAGCTTGCAAGGAATGCGCAAGCTTTGTCCTGAGGACCCTAAGGCGGTTCTTTGTATTTCTGCTCACTGGTTGACCGAAGGAAGTTGGATTACACATATGAAAACACCTAAAACTATTCATGACTTCTACGGATTTCCACAACCACTTTTTGAAGTGCAATATCCTGCAATGGGCTCCCCAGAGCTGGCTGACCTGATTGTGGACAAGATATCTGATCCACACATTCATCCCGATGATGATCTGTGGGGCTTAGATCATGGCACATGGTCAGTGCTTCGACATATTTATCCCGATGCCGAGATCCCCGTCTTACAGCTGAGTATTGATCTGACTCAGCCCGCTCAATACCACTATGATCTTGGAGTGAAACTGCGCAAGTTACGGGATCGCGGGGTGCTGATTGTGGGCAGTGGTAATGTCGTTCACAATTTACGCAAAATCCGTTGGTCTAAAGAGGCTGAGCCCTATGATTGGGCGATTGAATGTGATGAGTGGGTGAAAACTGCTCTGTTGAGTCGCAATGATAAAACTTTAATTGAAGACTTTGCCGCCACAGAGGCAAGAAGATTAAGTGTGCCTACAACGGACCATTATTATCCTTTGCTCTACTCTTTAGGAGCGGCGGAGCCAGATGAAGTCCCTCAATTTACTTTTGAAGATATCCAATTGGGTTCTATTTCTATGCTGACCATGGCATTTGGAGCTAATTTTATATAAAATTTACAAAAAAAGTTTAAAAATTGCGCTTTTTTGTCACTTTGCCGTATGATCCAGTCTTTAAAAAAGAAGGAGATCAAGGATGATTAAAAAAGCCTTTGCATTTTGGATTGTATTGATGAGTCTAAGCCTACAAGCAAGAGCTTATGAGGGTGTTATTAAATTCTACAACAATTCGAGAGGATTTGGTTTTGTCACTCCCACTTCTGATTCGGCTAAAGTCATTGGATATAAAGATCGCGTATTTGTAGCGGCAAGTCTGCTTAACCTCACTGAAGATGTGGATGTTTTTGATCTGCATGGGTACTGTGTGCGCTTTGATCTTTCTGATGATCCTCAAGGTACAGTGCAAGCCCCTGATCTTGATATGTCCCAAACTCTATACGCGATTAACGTGTACTTGATTCAAGACTGTAAAACGTCTTTATAAATTTAAGACAAAAAAACTTATTAAGCTCAGTGATATTAAAATAAGAAAAAACTAAGATCGAAACGCAGGTGAATTAGAATTGTATTTTAAACTTGAATACACTGAGTTTTAAAAAAGAGCCAGACATCAGTTGAAAGCTAGGGTGTCTGGCTTTAATATAAAGACTTCTGTAGGAGTCTTCCCATGAGTCTTGAAAATGTAAAACTCACTGCCCTTGTGAATGGAATCGGTTTCTTAAAACTCCCTCTGTTGGCTTTTTGCTTTCCGAAAGTCAAAGAGCTTTCAGAACATAAAAGTGTGATTAAGATCAGATTGGGGTATAGAACAAAGAATCACATACGATCTATGTACTTTGGCGCTTTAGCCATTGGGGCTGAGCTGTCCGTGGCCATCACCGCTGTGGATCAGATTCAGAAGAGTAAAAAAAGAATTGATTTTATCTTTAAGGATTTCAAAGCTGAATTTTTAAAAAGAGCAGACGGTCATGTGCTTTTTATTTGTGAAGAGGCAGGTGGAGTAAAGCAGTTGATCGCCGAGGCGGCTGAAAAAGAAGACCGTTTAGAAAAGGAGTTCCGTGGTTATGCCGTTGTAGAAGGTCGTCCCGAAGACAAGATCATGACCTATTCTCTCACACTTTCAGTGAAAAAAAGAGGATAAGTAAGTACACCCAAAAATCTATTGTGGACTTGTTTTTGAATTTGTATGGCGTCCATAGTAAAGCGAAACAAAGCTTGTCCTATTCTAAAATAAGAAAACAAAACCCTTTAGGGTTATAAGAAATTTTACATCTGCGAATGTGGTCAAAATTTATAAGGACGTCGCAGGTGGCAAGAATATCCGTTGGGGAACTTTTCTAAATACTTTTGATGATCCTCTTCGGCACGCCAAAAGGCGTTTGCTGATTTAAGTTCAGTCACCACATCCTTTTTCCAATCCTTAGAACTATTGACTCTTTGGATGACTTTTTTAGCCACTTGCTTTTGCTCGTCGTTTTCATAAAAGATCGCTGATCTATACTGGGTTCCTTTGTCATTGCCTTGTTGATTTACGGTTGTAGGGTCGTGAATGCGGAAGAATTCTAAAAGGAGGTCTTCGTAGGTGATAAGCTTAGGATCAAACAGCACTTGTACGGCTTCGGCATGACCTGTTTTTCCTGTGCGTACATCTTCATAGGTGGGCTTTTGTAAAGCCCCTCCTGCGTACCCCACTTGGGTTTCGATCACGCCTTTTAATGAACCTAAAAGTTTTTCCATTCCCCAAAAACAACCACCAGCAAGATTTGCAGTTTGCCATTTTTCTTTGTCTTTAAAATGAAACAGAAAAGGACCGTATCCTTGTTTTTTCATGTCTTTAAGGGGAATAAATTTAAGGGCGGCAGAGTTCATGCAATATCTTTTTCCACCCCGATCCTTAGGGCCATCATCAAACACATGTCCCAGATGAGAATCTCCAGAGTAGGATTTCACCTCTATGCGCTCCACGCTGAGTTTGTGGTCTGGAACAAGCTTAAGATGTTTAGGGTCAATGGGTTTGGTAAAGCTTGGCCATCCTGAGCCTGAGTCATACTTATCAAGAGATAAAAATAAGGGCTCACCCGTAGCCACATCCACGTAAATGCCATCTTCTTTATTATCCCAGTAGGCGTTCTTAAAGGGAGCTTCTGTGGCTCCCTCTTGAGTGCAGGCATACTGCTCCTTAGTGAGTTTAGTTTTGAGTTCATCAAGAGTAGGTTTTTTATATGGGCTAGAGTGAGATTTTGTATCCATCTTTGTGTGTCCTTCGTGAAGGGGTAATAAAATAAGCAGCGCAAAAGTTATAAAAGCAATTATAGAAGAGTCTTTAGACCATTGTAGAAAGCTAAATTTAAAAGCTAAAAGAGAAGGCATAATTTCAGTCCTGTTCTAGCCCTCCATTATAGCAGAAGTTAAGGGTGAGAAAAAGGGAGGGGCGGCCTACTGTATTGCACGGCGCAGTATTGTGCATTTGACACTACTGTATGGTGCAAGGTACTGTGTGATGTATAAAGGATGAGCTATGAATACACAATTTAAAAAGGGCGTGATCGAAATGTGCGTTTTAAATCTTGTGGCTAGTGAAGACCGCTATGGTTACGAGTTGATTGAAACCATCTCTAAGTCCATCGAGATTTCTGAGGGCACGATCTACCCCATTTTACGAAGGCTATCAAAAGAAGGTTATTTTGAAACTTATCTGGTGGAGTCCACAAGCGGGCCCCCGAGGAAGTACTACAAGATCACCAAACTGGGGAAAGAAGCAGCCCTAGATTTAACAAAAGAATGGAAAAGTTTTGCAGAAAAGGTCAACCAAATTTTAAAAAGTAATAATAACAGGTGAAAGGAATCATGAAAAAAGAAGAATTTATATCCCAATTAAAAGTCGAGTTGATAGGAGAATTGAGCACCTCAGAAATTCAAGAGATTCTTGAAGATCAAGTGGAGTTCATCCACGAAGCCATAGCTTCTGGTCGTAATGAAGAAGAGGTGATTGCAAGTTTAGGGAATCCCAAAAATTTTGCCGACTCTCTGAAGCTAGAAAATCAAGTCAAAAAGATCAAGAGCACAGAAGACATGTGGGGAAAGTCCAAAGAGACATGGAAGGCCACAGGACTTCTAGTTGCCCTTATGCCCTTAAATTTGTTTTTGATTTTAGTTCCAGGAATTGCTGTGCTTAGTTTTTTATTTTCTTGGTTGAGTGTCGGAGCCACTTTGGTTTTTGCGGGCACAATCCTAGTGTTCATTTCCTTTTTTAGTATGCTTTTGGGTTTCACATTTCCGCAGTTCATTGGGTTTGTGCTTTTAAGTCTGGGAGTTTTTAGCCTTGGGGTGAGTGCCTTGTCCTTGCTTTATAAAGTGTTACAAGTGGGATTTGATTTATTAGTAAAGTATTTTAATTGGAACGTGAAGGTATTTAAAGGAGCAAATTTATGAAACTTTTTTTAATTTCTGGTGTTGTGGGGATGTGTGCTGTGGTTGTAGGAGCCATGTTGATAGGGACAGGTGACTTTACGGGAGTGAATGAGAATTTAAAATTTTTGGAAAATTTGGATGTTCGTGTGGACGAATCTGGAGATAAAACCAATGTCAGTGTGAAGTTAGGTGATGGGACAAAAGGAGGAAAAGGTACTATTGTGGTTCGTGATGACGACCGTATAGAAGTGTCTTTAAATAAAAACACCAAATTTACAGAGGAAAACTTTGTCTTTGAGGATTCAAAAATCAAAGAGATCAAGATCAAGGGATTTTCCGCTAATATAGAAATCTCGGGCAGTACAGATTCCAAGGAGTTCACTATAGAAATGGAATGTGCCAAGGAGTACCAAGACACCTGTCAAAAGATGATCCAAGAACAAGCAGGGGTGTTAAGCATTGAAGGCCCAGGGCACAGTGGATTTAAATTTGGCAAAGGTCAGATTGTTAAAAATATTGAGATCGAGTTTCCTGCCAGTAGCACTAAAAAGTTAAATATGGATTTGGGTGCAGGAAATATTGAGATTGAAGAGGCCGCCTTTTCTGAAGTGCAGCTTAACACAGGGGCTGGCAATATCAGTATGGATGAGGTCAGTGTGAATCGTCTTGAAATTAAAAATGGAGCAGGAAAGATTGCTTTAGAAAGTTTGGACGCCAGAGGTGAGGTGCTCATCAGCAGCGGTACGGGGGCTATTAAAATAGAAAGCTTAAATCCAGAACCTAATATTACAGTCAAAACAGGAGCTGGAAGTATTGAATTTAAAAATAAAGCTAAAATGAGCGATTATAAAATCAAAGCCAAGACAGGGATCGGTTCTGTAAGTCTACCCCAGGCCGATAAGGTCGTAAATGGCTACAGCTACTTTGGATCAGGCAAGGGCACTGTGGAACTTAAGACAGGAACAGGGTCTATAAAAGTCAAATAAATTAAAAAAGCGTGATGGCTTTCTCACGGAAAGTTTCTTCACGCTTTTTTTGCAAAATAAAGTCCTGTCATCAATAAGAGGGACTTGTAGCTAAGATCAGTAAGTGTATCGTCCTTTGATGTGACAGCCGTTGCTAAAGTGGGCGTGGTCTCGGTGACCAAGGGTGATATGCTTCCCGTTTCTATAA
This genomic window from Pseudobdellovibrionaceae bacterium contains:
- a CDS encoding acyl-CoA dehydrogenase family protein — encoded protein: MEKFAAPDLLLLEDEFSQEERMIRDSVRSFVDEELLPVIGEAFDKGIFPKDLIKPLGEMGTLGASLHGYECAGVSSTAYGLIMRELERGDSGIRSFVSVQGALCMFPIHSYASEELKNKYLPKMAKGELIGCFGLTEADFGSNPSGMRTTVKKDGSDYILNGSKMWITNGTMADLAIVWAKNEEGRIEGFIVDKDLPGFSANDIQKKFSLRASVTSELVFEDCRVPASHKLEVTGLRGPFSCLNEARYGIAWGALGSSMACYDEALRYAKSRIQFDDKPIAGHQLVQAKLVEMYSDITEGQLLALRLGRLKEEGKVIPQMISLAKMNNVSRALKHARLTRDILGASGITYEYQCGRHLLNLESVNTYEGTEDIHRLILGQHITGLPAFQ
- the ygiD gene encoding 4,5-DOPA dioxygenase extradiol, with the protein product MKMPVFFIGHGSPTNALEDNAFTRSLQGMRKLCPEDPKAVLCISAHWLTEGSWITHMKTPKTIHDFYGFPQPLFEVQYPAMGSPELADLIVDKISDPHIHPDDDLWGLDHGTWSVLRHIYPDAEIPVLQLSIDLTQPAQYHYDLGVKLRKLRDRGVLIVGSGNVVHNLRKIRWSKEAEPYDWAIECDEWVKTALLSRNDKTLIEDFAATEARRLSVPTTDHYYPLLYSLGAAEPDEVPQFTFEDIQLGSISMLTMAFGANFI
- a CDS encoding DUF4442 domain-containing protein; this encodes MSLENVKLTALVNGIGFLKLPLLAFCFPKVKELSEHKSVIKIRLGYRTKNHIRSMYFGALAIGAELSVAITAVDQIQKSKKRIDFIFKDFKAEFLKRADGHVLFICEEAGGVKQLIAEAAEKEDRLEKEFRGYAVVEGRPEDKIMTYSLTLSVKKRG
- a CDS encoding bifunctional methionine sulfoxide reductase B/A protein produces the protein MDTKSHSSPYKKPTLDELKTKLTKEQYACTQEGATEAPFKNAYWDNKEDGIYVDVATGEPLFLSLDKYDSGSGWPSFTKPIDPKHLKLVPDHKLSVERIEVKSYSGDSHLGHVFDDGPKDRGGKRYCMNSAALKFIPLKDMKKQGYGPFLFHFKDKEKWQTANLAGGCFWGMEKLLGSLKGVIETQVGYAGGALQKPTYEDVRTGKTGHAEAVQVLFDPKLITYEDLLLEFFRIHDPTTVNQQGNDKGTQYRSAIFYENDEQKQVAKKVIQRVNSSKDWKKDVVTELKSANAFWRAEEDHQKYLEKFPNGYSCHLRRPYKF
- a CDS encoding PadR family transcriptional regulator → MNTQFKKGVIEMCVLNLVASEDRYGYELIETISKSIEISEGTIYPILRRLSKEGYFETYLVESTSGPPRKYYKITKLGKEAALDLTKEWKSFAEKVNQILKSNNNR
- a CDS encoding DUF1700 domain-containing protein; the protein is MKKEEFISQLKVELIGELSTSEIQEILEDQVEFIHEAIASGRNEEEVIASLGNPKNFADSLKLENQVKKIKSTEDMWGKSKETWKATGLLVALMPLNLFLILVPGIAVLSFLFSWLSVGATLVFAGTILVFISFFSMLLGFTFPQFIGFVLLSLGVFSLGVSALSLLYKVLQVGFDLLVKYFNWNVKVFKGANL
- a CDS encoding DUF4097 domain-containing protein, giving the protein MKLFLISGVVGMCAVVVGAMLIGTGDFTGVNENLKFLENLDVRVDESGDKTNVSVKLGDGTKGGKGTIVVRDDDRIEVSLNKNTKFTEENFVFEDSKIKEIKIKGFSANIEISGSTDSKEFTIEMECAKEYQDTCQKMIQEQAGVLSIEGPGHSGFKFGKGQIVKNIEIEFPASSTKKLNMDLGAGNIEIEEAAFSEVQLNTGAGNISMDEVSVNRLEIKNGAGKIALESLDARGEVLISSGTGAIKIESLNPEPNITVKTGAGSIEFKNKAKMSDYKIKAKTGIGSVSLPQADKVVNGYSYFGSGKGTVELKTGTGSIKVK